The DNA region GCCGTCAAGGTAAATCCGCACCCCCCCATGTCGCCGCCCTACGTCTGCAGCCGTTCCGACCCGTATTCCCGATCCAAGCTCACGCCTTTCAAAAAGGAAAAGGTGGACAATGCATTCGGCTCCAACCAGGGCGGGAAACCTAGTCTCAGGTGCCTCAAAACTAAGGGTGCGCTTCTCATCGCGGAAGGTAAGCGTGTAAACGGGGGTGCCGTTCTCCGACACGCGTCCGCGGAGTTTTGCCGTGGCAGCTTCCAGGAACTTGTCTGATAGCCTGCCTTCGTACTCAGGAAACTCCGGAGCCACAAACCGGACGGAAAACCCGGGCTCCGGAGCGGAATATGGCGGGGTCAAGTACAGAAGATCGTCCATCACTTCCCTGAAGTCCGACTCAGCCCACGTATCTCGGAGCCGTTGGAGCATCAACTTCACGCCGGTGGGGAGTGGGGTGTTGCTCCTTCTGACCTCGTAGTGGTGCTCTACCTGGCGCAGGTCAGCCCCAGGCCTATACTGGCTCCAGTCAAAACGCACGGTCACCTGTTCCCACGTTACTTCGTCGACCTGTGCCACGGACTGAAGAATCAGCTCCTGGCTGAGCCTTGCCGCAGCGAACCTGCCCACTCCCTTTGCGCCTGTAGTCGGTCGGCGGTACCGAGGCGAGTAGGGATTTCTCAGTTTCTGGTCGGTAGCTATCCTCATCCAGGTCCGGCGGAGGGTCTCAAAAGTCATGCCAACTCCGTTGTCCTCAACGGTAATCGAGCCCTCGGGTTTGCAAACGCGGTCAAAGGTTACCACAACCTCCGTAGCGTCCGCGTCATACGCATTCTTGATAAGCTCAGCCAGTGCCACCGACTTCCGCGCCACCAGCTTCTCTCCCAATTCCACCACAAGCGCGGCGTCGACCTCAAACGCCATTGCCCCCTGGGTCTCATTCCCTGATCGCGTGGGACTCACGGTCCTGGCCCCCTTGCACCTCGGGTCACATCAAATCCCGAAGAAAAACCGAACCCAGCGGAACCCCCAAGAAGACTTGTAAGCTGTGTCCAGCCGTATGTCAAGGCTCCTTTCAATCAACGCCCCGTTGCGGCGCTGCCGTGGCTTTGCGCGCGACGGCAGGGTCGACCTCGTAAACGTTGCCCAGCAGGGGGATGCAGCCGGTCTTGTCCACCTGGCGGTCTTCCTGCCACAGGACACCTCCCCGCAGAAAGAATGCACCAGGCAGGCCTCAAGGAATTTGGGCCGCTTACGAGATTGCCAGACGTACTGCCCGTGGTGGCTGGCCATGATGTGGAGGACTTTGGCCCGGAGGATGGCCGGGAAACTGGGGATCACTTCCATGCGCCGGCTCACCGTTTCAGCCTCCTAAGGCTTTACGTCTCTCAGCCTCCCTGGACGATAACCCGGTTAGTAGCCGCTCGCCAGAGACCGCGGGCGAGGAAGGTCAGCACCACGGCCCAGGCCAACTGGCCCAAAATGGCCTGCCAGGCAGCGGTCCCTGAGATGATGCCCGCAAAAATGGCGGTCGGTACATAGACGGTCGAGGCGAAGGGCAAGTGGCCCACTACGTTCGCCAGCCAGGTGGGGAAGACGAACAACGGAACGGTGGAACCGGAAAGCAACTCGATCGTAGCCTCACGGGCCGCTCGTATCCCCCAAGCATTAAGAGTCCAGAACGACAGGGTTTCCGTCATGAAGTTGATTAGAAACCCCACCACAACACTCGCTGCCAGGCTGAGAACGAACTGGGCCAGGGCCAGCGCAGAGTGGGGCAGTACGGGACCCACGATTAAGCTCACCGCTACGTACATCGGTAAGGCGATTCGGGCCACTTCGGCCAGAATGGCTCCCAGGTGATAAGAGAGGTAGTAGAGTTGTACGTCCGCAGGCCGCAGGAAGAGGACGGAGATATCCCCGCTGCGGATAGCCTGGGGGAGCTGGCCGGTAGGATAGGTAAACTGGTGGACTATCCGGGCCACGCAGACGTAGGTCAGCATCTCTCCCAGCGCTACTGGGAGGGTCTGCCCGGCGTCACCTGCATAGACCGCCCTCCAGAGAAAGACCAGCACCAAAACCTCCAGAACCGCAGCGAAACCGAAGGAGAAGAACCATAGGCTGTAGGACATCTCGGCCTTCAGGGCCACGGCAGCTACCGAGGCGTATCGCTTGACGGCTCCCAGCATCAGGAACCAACTCCCTCAAAGCGCCTCAAACCGGCGAGCCAGAGCCGGTAAGCTACCAAGCAAACCGCGGCGGCGGCGCCCGGCGTGGCCAGCCAACTCCAGGCATCGCCACGGCCGCTTATCAGGTGGGCCGGGTAGAAGGTAACCGCGCCGTAGGGCAGGATCCAGGTGACGATGAACCGTACGGCCCGATGGTAGGCACCCAGCGGATAGCGAGCGAAGCGGCTGAAGTTGCTCACCGCCCACATCAGGGGTGCCGAATCCACCATCCAGAACGACAGTGAAGCTACGGCCAGGTTTATACCGCCGATGATGAATGCCCCAAAAACCATGGTCAAAATGGCAACAGCCCAGCGCCACAGTTCGGTGGCCATCCCCAAGCCGGTCAGAGCGTGGCCGACCAGGGCCAGGGCAAGGGCCAACCCCCCGATGGCCTCCTCCTCGAAGTGTTCGGCGATGAGGTGAAAGAGGGGGTTAACAGGCCGGATGAGGAGACGGAGGAGATCTCCCCTGCGCACGAAGGTGGTCCCAAGAGACCACAAGTTGGAGAAGAGCAACCGGGCCAAGGAACCAGCTCCGGTAGCCAACCCGTAAAGCAGGGTTACTTCGAATACGTTCCAACCGGCCAGGCTCTTAATCCGCGTAAAGATCACCCAGATGAATAGGAGTCCCGCGGTCTGCGATATGATGAGGGCTACAGCCCCTATAACGAAGTCACCGCGGTACTCTGCGAGCCGCTTGAAATGAAGGCGCAGGAAAGCAGCGTAAAGCCGGGCGTAGCGGGCCAGGCTGGCTGACACTGTCAGCATGAGGTCTCCACTCCGCTCTCGTAGAGTGTCCGCAGTATGTCCTCTACCCTCGGCTCCTCCAGCGTCAGGTCCGCAATGCGTGCCACTCGACCGAGAGTGTCTACTAGCCAACCCACTTGGCAGGAGTGAGGTAGTTGAATCACCAGGTCGTGCGAGCTGGTCATCTCCCAAACCCCGTCCTCCTCCAGGAGCGGCTGGAGACCAGCCGCCACCGCGACGGGAGACGGAGGAACCTCAAACCGAATCTTGGCTAGCCGACGGCCAGGAAAACGCTCCCGGAGGGCGGCCAAGCTCCCGTCGAAGATGCACCGGCCCTTGTCGATGACTATCACCCGATTGCAAAGCCTTTCCACGTCGGCTAGGTCGTGTGAGGCCAGCATGATGGTTACACCCATCTCCCGGTTAACCCGCTTCAGAAATGTCCTCATCCCATGTTTGGCCGAGATGTCCAGGCCTATGGTGGGCTCATCGAGAAAGAGGACCTCCGGGTCGTGCAAAAGCGTGGCCGCTAACTCGCACCTCATGCGTTCGCCGAGACTCAACTGGCGTACAGGTCGGTTGAGGTAGGAACTGATGCCCAGACCCTCGTC from Bacillota bacterium includes:
- a CDS encoding ATP-binding protein; protein product: MAFEVDAALVVELGEKLVARKSVALAELIKNAYDADATEVVVTFDRVCKPEGSITVEDNGVGMTFETLRRTWMRIATDQKLRNPYSPRYRRPTTGAKGVGRFAAARLSQELILQSVAQVDEVTWEQVTVRFDWSQYRPGADLRQVEHHYEVRRSNTPLPTGVKLMLQRLRDTWAESDFREVMDDLLYLTPPYSAPEPGFSVRFVAPEFPEYEGRLSDKFLEAATAKLRGRVSENGTPVYTLTFRDEKRTLSFEAPETRFPALVGAECIVHLFLFERRELGSGIRVGTAADVGRRHGGVRIYLDG
- a CDS encoding ABC-2 family transporter protein, which gives rise to MLGAVKRYASVAAVALKAEMSYSLWFFSFGFAAVLEVLVLVFLWRAVYAGDAGQTLPVALGEMLTYVCVARIVHQFTYPTGQLPQAIRSGDISVLFLRPADVQLYYLSYHLGAILAEVARIALPMYVAVSLIVGPVLPHSALALAQFVLSLAASVVVGFLINFMTETLSFWTLNAWGIRAAREATIELLSGSTVPLFVFPTWLANVVGHLPFASTVYVPTAIFAGIISGTAAWQAILGQLAWAVVLTFLARGLWRAATNRVIVQGG
- a CDS encoding ABC-2 family transporter protein → MLTVSASLARYARLYAAFLRLHFKRLAEYRGDFVIGAVALIISQTAGLLFIWVIFTRIKSLAGWNVFEVTLLYGLATGAGSLARLLFSNLWSLGTTFVRRGDLLRLLIRPVNPLFHLIAEHFEEEAIGGLALALALVGHALTGLGMATELWRWAVAILTMVFGAFIIGGINLAVASLSFWMVDSAPLMWAVSNFSRFARYPLGAYHRAVRFIVTWILPYGAVTFYPAHLISGRGDAWSWLATPGAAAAVCLVAYRLWLAGLRRFEGVGS
- a CDS encoding ATP-binding cassette domain-containing protein, giving the protein MVVCVENLNKVYRVPVREGGFLGTIEHLLRPRYREIHALRDISFQIGRGELVGYLGPNGAGKSTSLKILTGTLLPTSGTVYVCGLRPHADRRSYVRRIGALFGQRSHLWWDLPVIDSYRMLANIYEVPPARLEAKLSVLDEGLGISSYLNRPVRQLSLGERMRCELAATLLHDPEVLFLDEPTIGLDISAKHGMRTFLKRVNREMGVTIMLASHDLADVERLCNRVIVIDKGRCIFDGSLAALRERFPGRRLAKIRFEVPPSPVAVAAGLQPLLEEDGVWEMTSSHDLVIQLPHSCQVGWLVDTLGRVARIADLTLEEPRVEDILRTLYESGVETSC